A region of Paenimyroides aestuarii DNA encodes the following proteins:
- the porV gene encoding type IX secretion system outer membrane channel protein PorV, with product MRKISIAVVSLFTVNAAFAQQELPMPDGTPLSYNPAITTGVSFLTITPDARSGALGDMGVATSADAFSQFYNPAKYAFAEKQQGFALSYTPYMSKIASDISLMGVSYYNRVNERSAIGTSLRYFTLGEITLTNNQGEFQGVEKPNEFSVDVSYTIKFSDNFGMAVAGRYISSNLRLRGDGETAANTFAVDVAGYYESDRIQMSNSEGRLRAGFNFQNMGPKVSYTGDTNFSSNIPTTLRLGVGYDYILDNYNTVTFYGETTKLMVPSNLQPTFIDANGNGEYDAGEQVNSRFQEYRDIGWFSGMFKSFGDAPGGFGEEMREFTWSLGAEYWYQNSFAFRLGYFNEAEDKGARKFATLGAGFKYNIVNIDVSYLLATGKVQNPLENTLRFSLTFNFGRDYYKN from the coding sequence ATGAGAAAAATTTCAATAGCAGTTGTTAGTTTATTTACAGTAAATGCAGCATTTGCACAGCAAGAGTTACCAATGCCCGATGGTACACCACTTTCATATAATCCGGCAATTACAACAGGTGTATCTTTCTTAACAATCACCCCCGATGCGCGTTCAGGTGCTTTAGGGGATATGGGAGTTGCAACGTCAGCCGATGCTTTTTCGCAGTTTTATAATCCTGCAAAATATGCTTTTGCAGAAAAACAGCAAGGTTTTGCATTGTCATATACACCTTATATGTCAAAAATTGCCAGTGATATTTCTTTAATGGGAGTGAGTTACTACAACCGTGTAAATGAGCGAAGTGCTATTGGTACAAGTTTGCGCTATTTTACATTAGGTGAAATTACACTTACAAATAATCAAGGAGAATTTCAGGGTGTTGAAAAGCCTAATGAATTTTCTGTTGATGTTTCTTATACCATAAAATTTTCTGATAATTTTGGTATGGCAGTTGCTGGTAGATACATCAGTTCCAATTTAAGATTGCGCGGTGATGGCGAAACAGCAGCTAATACTTTTGCAGTAGATGTAGCAGGATATTATGAAAGCGACCGTATCCAAATGAGCAACTCAGAAGGAAGATTGCGTGCTGGTTTCAATTTTCAAAACATGGGGCCAAAAGTAAGTTACACAGGCGATACGAATTTTTCAAGCAATATTCCCACTACCTTGCGTTTAGGAGTAGGTTACGATTATATTTTAGATAATTACAATACCGTTACTTTTTACGGAGAAACAACAAAATTAATGGTGCCTTCTAATTTACAGCCAACTTTTATAGATGCTAATGGAAACGGTGAATACGACGCTGGAGAGCAAGTAAATAGCCGCTTTCAAGAATACCGTGACATTGGTTGGTTTTCGGGAATGTTTAAATCGTTTGGCGATGCACCAGGTGGTTTTGGTGAAGAAATGCGCGAGTTTACATGGTCATTAGGTGCCGAATATTGGTATCAAAATTCATTTGCCTTCCGTTTAGGTTACTTTAACGAAGCCGAAGATAAAGGTGCTCGTAAGTTTGCTACTTTAGGAGCTGGTTTCAAATACAATATCGTAAATATCGATGTATCTTATTTATTAGCAACCGGTAAAGTGCAGAATCCATTAGAAAACACATTGCGTTTTTCATTAACCTTTAACTTTGGTAGAGATTATTATAAAAATTAA
- the porU gene encoding type IX secretion system sortase PorU yields MKKLLPVFAMLGSFALNAQTKDVRLQWTEQNFTISNGENFFVPSFQQEYFNYNSGERIIGAKVFINNVQGNQLRVVSENVQPIDLSKYKDINPKNIPSSIDPKIQFYVTKGVQSAIVTFNPIIKTSNGYSKVTNITFDVYGTKTAALKNTVFTVQNSVLAQGNWFKFKVNETGVYRLDKHFLNKLGVPNDVDPRTIKVYGYGGGMLPLENNKNEHFDVPEIAIQFQGEQDGVLNDNDFALFYGVGTKGWNAQNATHLNLYSNDAYYFVTYGGTVGKRMQTYVEPAGASTVNYTDYLERVFDEKNIENIVQLSRKTFGENFGQSFTKQVVLQTPLMNSSKPATVGINLAAISQNQTFFNISLNNQQIGSQAINGKISNAQANEGYFSNTLNLNGETHTFAINFNNNGIPSARGYIDFVAIDYYKYLAGNNKQFQFNFPDAVSQVGVGSFQITNAQGITQVWDVTDQYNPTFKTNTAGLINLKMPLGALKDFVAVDQNDIYTPIEVGNAKILNQNLKGTIFANGNVDYLIITNNDLLSAANRLANLHKTQSNLNVKVVPLDAIYNEFSSGQQDVVAIRNFIRYVYFAGNQTLKYVNLFGDASTDYFDPASNIVPIFHYLNSTLSPNSSENFNDWHTFATDDFYALLDDPEGLMNNDTYTGIDVVIGRMPVNNVQEANAMVNKVEQYLSKENAGRWKNVYTALADDIDAGFDAVLQVALNNMADELVANKPFMNVKKIIADSYQQQVVAGGPRYPKAKEDFLNGVNSGSLMVSYLGHGSETGWGAERYFEIPDIERLNNIDKYPLFAIMTCDFTRFDNPKLKSGGEYLYLRENSGAIGILATNRKIGIGSASDFTENTSAWLFNYNNILPNATMAEALMHTKNDLVKNVGEQAMISFVGDPALKLAIPKPNITITHVNDEPIENFTGSLRALDRVKLKGQVTTEGGQLIGNFNGDLAVQMFDKNQEKTTLMNDGNGQPMTFTTLGETVFRGNASVSNGGFEIEFVVPKDIKIAVGEGKASFYAVKESNVLDEYAGGNTTIKIGGVNENAAEDNKPPQIKLFMNDETFISGGITNSSPLFLAHLEDENGMNTASGIGHDMVAILDGDENNPIVMNEFYETEPNNFMKGFVNYPFSNLKEGLHTITFKGWDVYNNLATATLDFVVAAETGLTLDRVLNYPNPFVDYTEFWFQHNRPNETLQVQVQILTVTGKIVKTINQTIVSEGFLSKDIKWDGRDDFGDRIGKGVYIYRLKVKSTVSGEQAEKIEKLVIL; encoded by the coding sequence ATGAAAAAACTATTACCAGTTTTTGCGATGCTTGGCAGTTTTGCCTTAAACGCGCAAACAAAAGATGTTCGTTTGCAATGGACTGAACAAAATTTTACTATCAGTAACGGAGAAAATTTCTTTGTTCCAAGTTTTCAACAGGAATATTTTAATTATAATTCTGGAGAACGCATTATTGGGGCAAAGGTTTTTATAAATAATGTGCAAGGAAATCAGCTACGCGTGGTTTCTGAAAATGTGCAACCTATTGATTTGTCTAAATACAAAGACATTAATCCGAAAAATATCCCTAGTTCCATTGATCCTAAAATACAGTTTTATGTTACAAAAGGCGTGCAATCGGCTATTGTAACATTTAATCCTATTATTAAAACAAGTAATGGCTACAGTAAAGTAACCAATATTACATTTGATGTTTATGGAACGAAAACAGCTGCTTTAAAGAATACTGTTTTTACGGTTCAAAATTCTGTTTTGGCGCAGGGGAATTGGTTTAAATTTAAGGTCAATGAAACAGGAGTTTATCGTTTAGACAAACATTTCTTAAATAAATTGGGTGTTCCGAACGATGTAGATCCTCGTACTATTAAGGTTTATGGATACGGTGGTGGCATGCTTCCGCTTGAAAACAATAAAAACGAACATTTTGATGTGCCCGAAATTGCGATTCAATTTCAAGGTGAACAAGACGGCGTTTTAAATGATAATGATTTTGCATTGTTTTATGGAGTGGGTACGAAAGGGTGGAATGCACAAAACGCCACGCACTTAAATTTGTACAGCAATGATGCATATTATTTTGTAACCTATGGCGGAACAGTTGGCAAACGTATGCAAACATACGTGGAACCAGCCGGTGCTTCAACAGTAAACTATACCGATTATCTCGAAAGGGTTTTCGATGAAAAAAATATTGAAAATATTGTACAGCTTAGCCGGAAAACGTTTGGTGAAAATTTTGGACAAAGTTTCACAAAGCAAGTAGTTTTGCAAACACCTTTAATGAATAGTTCTAAACCAGCAACTGTAGGTATCAATTTAGCTGCCATTTCACAAAATCAAACATTTTTTAATATCTCCTTAAATAATCAGCAGATAGGTTCGCAAGCTATCAATGGAAAAATTAGTAATGCGCAAGCAAATGAAGGCTATTTTTCCAACACGTTAAATTTAAACGGGGAAACACATACGTTTGCTATAAATTTTAATAATAACGGCATACCATCGGCTCGGGGATATATCGATTTTGTTGCAATTGATTACTATAAATACTTGGCTGGAAACAATAAACAATTCCAGTTTAATTTTCCCGATGCAGTTTCACAAGTTGGTGTAGGCTCTTTTCAGATAACAAATGCGCAAGGTATTACACAAGTGTGGGATGTGACCGATCAATATAACCCTACATTCAAAACCAATACAGCAGGATTAATAAATTTAAAAATGCCTTTAGGGGCGTTGAAAGATTTTGTGGCTGTGGATCAAAACGACATCTACACGCCAATTGAAGTGGGCAATGCAAAAATTTTAAACCAAAATTTAAAAGGAACTATTTTTGCCAACGGAAACGTAGATTATCTAATCATTACCAATAACGACCTGCTTTCAGCAGCCAACCGTTTGGCAAATCTTCATAAAACGCAAAGCAATTTAAACGTAAAAGTGGTTCCGCTAGATGCCATTTATAACGAATTTTCGTCGGGTCAGCAAGATGTTGTGGCTATTCGCAATTTTATCAGATATGTGTATTTTGCAGGAAATCAAACGCTTAAATATGTAAACTTGTTTGGTGATGCTTCTACAGATTATTTCGACCCAGCATCGAATATTGTACCTATTTTTCATTATTTGAACAGTACACTATCTCCTAATTCAAGCGAAAACTTTAATGACTGGCACACCTTTGCAACAGACGATTTTTATGCCTTGCTAGATGACCCGGAAGGGTTGATGAATAACGATACTTACACCGGTATAGATGTAGTTATTGGAAGAATGCCTGTTAATAATGTTCAAGAGGCAAACGCAATGGTGAATAAAGTAGAACAATATTTAAGCAAAGAAAATGCAGGGCGTTGGAAGAATGTTTACACAGCCTTGGCAGATGATATAGACGCCGGCTTTGATGCCGTATTGCAAGTGGCCTTAAATAATATGGCCGATGAACTTGTAGCTAATAAGCCTTTTATGAATGTAAAGAAAATCATCGCAGACTCATATCAGCAGCAGGTGGTGGCAGGCGGGCCAAGATATCCAAAAGCTAAAGAAGATTTTTTAAACGGAGTAAATTCCGGCAGTTTAATGGTGAGTTATTTGGGGCATGGTTCTGAAACAGGATGGGGTGCCGAACGTTATTTTGAAATTCCTGATATTGAAAGGTTAAACAATATCGATAAATATCCATTATTTGCAATTATGACTTGTGATTTTACTCGTTTTGATAATCCAAAGCTAAAATCAGGAGGGGAATATTTGTACCTACGCGAAAATTCAGGCGCTATTGGAATACTAGCAACCAACCGAAAAATTGGAATTGGCAGTGCAAGCGACTTTACCGAGAATACTTCAGCTTGGCTTTTTAATTACAATAATATATTGCCCAATGCAACAATGGCAGAAGCTTTAATGCACACTAAAAACGATCTTGTGAAAAACGTTGGAGAACAAGCAATGATTTCATTTGTGGGTGATCCAGCATTAAAATTAGCCATTCCAAAACCAAATATTACCATCACACATGTAAACGATGAACCGATAGAGAATTTTACAGGCAGCCTTCGTGCGTTAGATAGAGTAAAATTAAAAGGACAAGTGACTACTGAGGGCGGACAATTAATTGGCAATTTCAATGGCGATTTAGCAGTTCAAATGTTCGACAAAAACCAAGAAAAAACAACATTGATGAACGATGGGAATGGCCAACCAATGACCTTTACCACTTTAGGAGAGACCGTTTTTCGAGGAAATGCATCAGTTTCAAACGGTGGGTTTGAAATAGAATTTGTGGTTCCAAAAGATATTAAAATCGCAGTAGGTGAGGGCAAAGCCAGTTTTTATGCTGTAAAAGAATCTAATGTTTTAGATGAATATGCCGGTGGAAACACCACAATAAAAATTGGAGGTGTTAACGAAAATGCAGCCGAAGACAATAAACCACCTCAGATAAAACTGTTTATGAATGATGAAACGTTTATTTCTGGAGGTATCACTAATAGTTCTCCATTGTTTTTAGCACACTTAGAAGATGAAAACGGAATGAATACAGCCAGTGGAATTGGCCATGATATGGTAGCTATTTTAGATGGTGATGAAAACAACCCCATCGTGATGAATGAATTTTATGAAACCGAACCAAACAATTTTATGAAAGGATTTGTGAATTATCCGTTCAGCAATTTAAAAGAAGGTTTGCACACCATTACATTTAAAGGATGGGATGTGTACAATAATTTAGCAACTGCAACGTTAGACTTTGTAGTGGCAGCAGAAACAGGATTAACATTAGACCGCGTGTTAAATTATCCAAATCCGTTTGTAGATTATACCGAGTTTTGGTTTCAGCACAATCGTCCGAATGAAACCTTACAAGTACAAGTGCAAATTTTAACCGTTACTGGTAAAATAGTAAAAACTATTAATCAAACCATTGTTTCTGAAGGATTTTTATCCAAAGATATAAAATGGGATGGCCGTGATGATTTCGGTGACCGGATAGGTAAAGGGGTTTATATTTACCGTTTAAAAGTTAAATCAACCGTTTCTGGTGAACAAGCAGAAAAAATTGAAAAATTGGTAATCTTATAG
- the gldJ gene encoding gliding motility lipoprotein GldJ: MKINKIMTLQLIAVIAASIGLTSCGNSNASMSSATGWKINDKKGGFQYNTSYDGTEVPYGMVAIEGGTFTMGRVQDDVMGEWNNSATQQYVQSFFMDETEVTNLMYTEYLAWTKAVYPPSEARYRQIYNAALPDTLVWRNQLGFTETLTNTYLRHPAYANYPVVGVSWIQANDFSKWRTDRVNELNLERAGYIAKNAKTDKVYGEQSFSTDTYLSAPTKAYAGNDSIVLRGVKNRAQPGQSGVYAKMEYGIISAEFRLPTEAEWEYAASVRKSDRVYNNQQGRNKYPWGSDETRTNSRRSKGDYLANFKQGRGDYGGIAGWSTDAGEITTAVKSFPANDWGLYDMAGNVAEWVADVYRPAISSEVNDINYFRGNVYNKSVIAPDGTVQVVSTNIEYDTLPNGKLHPRALPGEVQKEAVGTEDTFLRRNFQGDNSIAYNDGDNLARVGQAKSKMYNAPQNTAAYDAEGNLTYTLDDANRTSLINNNSRVIKGGSWKDRAYWLDPATRRFIDQYSASDFVGFRNAMTKVGVTKSSGKKKARG, encoded by the coding sequence ATGAAGATTAATAAAATTATGACATTACAATTGATAGCTGTAATAGCAGCGTCAATTGGACTAACAAGTTGTGGAAACAGCAATGCAAGTATGTCTTCGGCTACAGGCTGGAAGATCAACGACAAAAAAGGTGGTTTCCAATATAACACGTCATACGATGGCACAGAAGTTCCGTATGGAATGGTAGCTATTGAAGGGGGTACATTTACAATGGGACGCGTTCAAGACGATGTAATGGGAGAATGGAACAACAGTGCAACACAGCAATATGTGCAATCATTCTTTATGGATGAAACTGAGGTTACCAACCTAATGTACACCGAATACTTGGCGTGGACAAAAGCAGTCTATCCACCTTCAGAAGCAAGATACCGTCAAATATACAATGCTGCTTTGCCAGATACATTAGTATGGCGTAATCAATTAGGTTTTACAGAAACCTTAACCAACACGTATCTGCGCCATCCGGCATACGCAAACTACCCAGTAGTTGGTGTATCTTGGATTCAGGCAAACGATTTCTCTAAATGGAGAACTGATCGTGTGAATGAATTAAATTTAGAGCGTGCAGGCTATATTGCTAAAAACGCTAAAACTGATAAAGTATATGGAGAACAATCGTTCTCTACAGACACCTACTTGAGTGCTCCTACAAAAGCATACGCTGGCAACGACAGCATTGTGCTTAGAGGAGTAAAAAACCGTGCACAACCTGGCCAAAGCGGTGTTTATGCAAAAATGGAATACGGTATTATTTCTGCTGAATTCCGTTTACCAACCGAGGCTGAGTGGGAATATGCTGCTAGCGTTAGAAAATCGGACCGTGTGTACAATAATCAACAAGGAAGAAACAAATATCCTTGGGGATCAGATGAAACACGTACCAACTCTCGCAGATCGAAAGGTGATTATTTAGCTAACTTCAAGCAAGGACGCGGTGATTACGGTGGTATCGCAGGTTGGTCAACAGATGCAGGTGAAATTACTACAGCTGTAAAATCGTTCCCAGCAAATGATTGGGGATTATATGATATGGCAGGAAACGTGGCAGAATGGGTAGCAGACGTTTATCGTCCGGCAATTTCTTCTGAGGTGAATGACATTAACTATTTCCGTGGAAATGTTTACAACAAAAGTGTGATTGCTCCTGACGGAACAGTACAAGTTGTAAGTACAAATATTGAATACGACACCTTACCAAATGGTAAATTGCACCCACGTGCTTTACCTGGTGAAGTTCAGAAAGAAGCTGTTGGTACAGAAGACACCTTCTTAAGACGCAATTTTCAAGGTGACAACAGCATTGCTTATAATGATGGTGATAATCTTGCAAGAGTGGGTCAAGCAAAATCGAAAATGTATAACGCACCGCAAAACACCGCAGCTTATGACGCTGAGGGGAACTTAACTTACACTTTAGATGATGCAAACAGAACCAGTTTAATTAACAATAATTCACGTGTTATTAAAGGTGGTTCTTGGAAAGACAGAGCTTATTGGTTGGATCCTGCAACACGCAGATTCATAGATCAATACTCTGCATCAGACTTTGTTGGATTTAGAAACGCAATGACTAAAGTAGGTGTTACTAAATCAAGCGGAAAGAAAAAAGCAAGAGGTTAA
- a CDS encoding peptidoglycan-binding protein LysM encodes MAFKGVESPATVSNYYKVTTPLAYSVCTEKEILKNKKQIEKKEPFSIKTTGSFIDFKEAIALQESNLNYRSVNSYGYMGKYQFGKGTLKFIGIKNTDDFLNNPVLQEKAFVAYIQKNKWILRREIKKYAGKTIAGISISESGMLAAAHLGGAGAVQDFLRSNGSVTFVDGYGTNIRTYLAKFANYDLKEIKAAKNPRVA; translated from the coding sequence ATGGCTTTTAAAGGTGTTGAATCGCCAGCAACAGTGAGCAATTATTACAAAGTAACCACCCCATTGGCGTATAGTGTATGCACTGAAAAGGAAATCTTAAAAAACAAAAAACAAATCGAAAAGAAAGAACCGTTCTCAATAAAAACTACTGGTTCATTTATAGATTTTAAAGAAGCTATAGCTTTGCAGGAATCAAATCTAAATTACCGATCAGTTAATTCGTATGGATATATGGGAAAATATCAATTTGGTAAAGGAACCTTGAAATTTATAGGCATAAAAAATACCGATGATTTTTTAAATAATCCGGTACTGCAAGAAAAAGCGTTTGTTGCTTATATCCAAAAAAACAAATGGATATTGCGTAGAGAAATTAAAAAGTATGCTGGTAAAACCATCGCAGGAATATCGATCAGCGAATCAGGCATGCTCGCTGCCGCCCATTTAGGAGGAGCAGGTGCTGTGCAAGATTTTTTACGATCAAATGGCTCAGTGACTTTCGTGGATGGGTATGGAACAAACATCCGAACCTACTTAGCAAAATTTGCAAATTATGATTTAAAAGAAATTAAAGCAGCTAAAAATCCTAGGGTAGCTTAA
- a CDS encoding HmuY family protein encodes MKKSIFILALASFVFASCSDDNNTSEPVVVKPVEGGTVAAKVGGPNQPNQVYVDLSTNTQTGVKRDTWDLGFSTGSDFRVIINGSVKMAVKKLETTNIDAVQTQDDAVAVGYSTLASWGYVDNPTGILTGNGGGNGTAIAEISATAADNYVYLVNMGFEVGTTAPSPGSVALDGAARGWKKVRITRDGNDYVVDYANLADTTHKTVKVSKKADFNFTFLNLTSGQEVAAQPAKKQWDLSFTGFTNYFPYGQDQITYYFADFITTNVHGGTKVYMVQSTAATLASEFTAFTKANVEEGKFSTSATDQRIIGDTWRNGGGPSSAPSIKDDRFYIIKDVDGNVFKVKFIAMTNDAGERGNPVFEYELLK; translated from the coding sequence ATGAAAAAATCAATTTTCATTTTAGCATTAGCTTCTTTTGTTTTTGCATCTTGTTCAGATGATAACAATACATCAGAACCAGTTGTTGTAAAACCAGTAGAAGGCGGTACAGTTGCTGCAAAAGTAGGTGGACCAAACCAACCAAACCAAGTTTATGTAGATTTAAGTACAAATACACAGACAGGTGTTAAGCGTGATACTTGGGATTTAGGTTTTTCTACAGGATCTGACTTTAGAGTTATTATTAACGGATCGGTTAAAATGGCTGTTAAAAAATTAGAAACTACAAATATCGATGCTGTTCAAACACAAGATGATGCAGTAGCGGTAGGATACAGTACACTGGCTAGTTGGGGATATGTAGATAATCCAACGGGTATTTTAACAGGAAATGGTGGTGGAAACGGTACTGCAATTGCAGAGATTTCTGCAACAGCTGCTGATAACTATGTGTATTTAGTAAATATGGGGTTTGAAGTTGGTACAACAGCACCAAGCCCGGGATCTGTAGCGTTAGACGGTGCTGCTCGTGGTTGGAAAAAAGTTAGAATTACAAGAGATGGTAATGACTACGTAGTTGATTATGCTAATTTAGCAGATACTACGCACAAAACAGTTAAAGTTTCTAAAAAAGCAGATTTTAATTTTACCTTTTTAAATTTAACTTCTGGTCAGGAAGTAGCAGCGCAACCAGCTAAAAAGCAATGGGATTTGTCGTTCACTGGTTTTACTAACTATTTTCCTTATGGTCAAGATCAAATTACTTATTATTTTGCCGATTTCATTACAACTAATGTACATGGTGGTACAAAAGTTTATATGGTACAATCTACAGCAGCAACATTAGCATCTGAATTTACAGCTTTTACAAAAGCTAATGTTGAAGAAGGTAAGTTTAGTACATCTGCAACAGATCAAAGAATTATTGGAGATACATGGAGAAATGGTGGCGGACCATCTTCAGCACCAAGTATTAAAGACGATCGTTTCTATATTATTAAAGATGTAGATGGAAATGTATTTAAAGTTAAATTTATTGCAATGACTAACGATGCAGGTGAAAGAGGTAACCCTGTTTTTGAATACGAATTACTTAAATAA
- a CDS encoding TonB-dependent receptor plug domain-containing protein, which yields MEIKYIYLSLICMNGLVLQAQVDSLEQTMEDTRLEELVITSQIEPQSLKKAINNVRVISKEDIQNLGAVNLADVLNQYINITVTPDSSTGKSTVSMFGLDSRYFKILIDNVPLVSENGFGNSTDLSQINLNDVERVEIIEGSMGVTHGANAVSGVLNIITKKSSDHKWEFQLTAQEESVGKEFSFFNKGRHIQALKVNHNINDNWFLSVGLNRNDSKGFLKGQKGEHHDLNDGKRGYIFLPRQQTQGNTLINYSKDDLRVFYRFEFLDEDLQYYNRVVQSGYNEDIGAYKYGLDKRYFVNRLYHHLNASGKLFNHVNFNVSLSHQQQKREQETFRNNITHGIETLNVKEKQQSTDVIYSIGTFSNFFKSEIFNLQLGYEFLNTNGFSIVDELSANPQDVAKKLNNYDVFAITDINLNDRFSFRPGFRYSFQSIFENQYSYSLGGRYLLKNGFEFRAAIGQSYRTPDFDELYSRLIFDGHHFVGNEDLIPEKSNSLEASIKKVTTFSNNEKALLLSNNLMISRNDIKDRITSALIGFDGPTPMYQTINVSNYESYNFSSTNQLVFDNWKFNLGASLTLVSQVIDNLDFKSSDKFFNDFNFNSSVSYSVPSWKTTFAAYYKFIGKSQEWVAGMDEFVISERDSYSNLDASIRKMFWNNKFEATIGARNIFNVTTLNRSRVNEGGGHEVDAAVNIFSGRSYFVKLTYNLNFN from the coding sequence ATGGAAATTAAATACATATATCTTTCTTTGATTTGTATGAATGGGCTTGTACTGCAAGCACAAGTTGATTCATTAGAGCAAACGATGGAAGATACAAGATTAGAAGAATTAGTTATTACGTCACAGATAGAACCGCAATCACTTAAAAAAGCTATAAATAATGTTCGTGTTATTTCTAAAGAAGATATTCAAAATTTAGGAGCTGTTAATTTAGCCGATGTTTTAAATCAATACATAAATATCACAGTAACACCAGATAGTTCAACAGGTAAGTCAACCGTTTCAATGTTTGGACTTGATTCTAGATATTTTAAAATTTTAATAGACAATGTTCCATTAGTTAGTGAAAATGGTTTTGGAAATAGCACCGATTTATCTCAAATAAATTTAAACGATGTTGAAAGAGTCGAAATTATCGAAGGATCTATGGGTGTTACGCACGGCGCAAATGCGGTAAGTGGTGTTTTAAATATTATTACAAAGAAATCATCCGATCATAAATGGGAATTTCAATTAACGGCACAGGAGGAAAGTGTAGGTAAAGAATTTAGTTTTTTTAATAAAGGACGACATATTCAAGCTTTAAAAGTTAATCATAATATAAATGATAATTGGTTTCTATCTGTAGGTTTAAATCGAAATGATTCAAAAGGCTTCTTGAAGGGGCAAAAGGGAGAGCATCATGACCTTAACGATGGTAAAAGAGGATATATATTTTTACCAAGACAGCAAACACAGGGTAATACACTTATTAATTACTCTAAAGATGATTTAAGGGTTTTCTATAGATTTGAATTTTTAGACGAAGATTTACAATATTACAATCGTGTAGTGCAATCTGGGTATAATGAAGATATTGGAGCTTATAAATACGGATTAGATAAACGTTATTTTGTTAATCGTTTATATCATCATTTAAATGCAAGCGGTAAACTTTTTAACCATGTTAATTTTAATGTTTCACTATCTCATCAACAGCAAAAAAGAGAGCAGGAAACATTTAGAAATAATATAACACACGGTATAGAAACGTTAAATGTAAAAGAAAAGCAACAGTCAACAGATGTTATTTATTCAATAGGAACATTTAGTAATTTCTTCAAAAGTGAAATTTTTAATTTACAGCTTGGGTATGAGTTTTTAAATACCAATGGTTTTTCTATAGTAGATGAATTATCGGCAAATCCACAAGATGTAGCTAAAAAACTAAATAATTACGATGTTTTTGCAATAACAGATATTAACTTAAACGATAGATTTTCATTCCGACCAGGATTCAGATATTCTTTCCAATCGATATTTGAAAATCAATATTCTTATTCTTTAGGAGGAAGATATTTATTGAAGAACGGATTTGAATTTCGAGCTGCTATTGGACAATCGTACAGAACACCAGATTTCGATGAGTTGTATTCTAGATTGATATTTGATGGGCATCATTTTGTTGGAAACGAAGATTTAATACCAGAAAAAAGTAACTCTTTAGAAGCAAGTATTAAGAAAGTAACCACTTTTTCTAATAATGAAAAAGCATTGCTTTTATCAAACAATTTAATGATAAGCCGCAATGATATAAAAGATCGTATTACAAGTGCCCTTATTGGGTTTGATGGACCAACGCCAATGTATCAAACTATAAATGTAAGTAATTATGAAAGTTATAATTTCTCATCTACCAATCAGTTAGTATTTGATAACTGGAAATTTAATTTAGGTGCCTCGCTTACATTAGTATCGCAAGTTATAGATAATCTAGATTTTAAATCAAGTGATAAGTTTTTTAACGATTTTAACTTTAATTCTAGTGTTTCATATAGCGTGCCAAGTTGGAAAACAACATTTGCTGCCTATTACAAATTTATAGGTAAATCTCAAGAATGGGTTGCTGGAATGGATGAATTTGTGATTTCCGAGAGAGATTCTTATAGTAATTTAGATGCGTCTATTCGTAAAATGTTTTGGAATAACAAGTTTGAAGCCACAATAGGAGCACGAAATATTTTCAACGTTACCACTTTAAATAGATCAAGAGTCAATGAGGGCGGAGGTCATGAAGTTGATGCCGCAGTTAACATATTTAGTGGACGCAGTTATTTTGTTAAGTTAACATATAATCTCAATTTTAATTAA